The genomic DNA TACAGACACCTAAACTGAAGGAGTCATTTCTAGGGAGAAGACAGGAGGTTGGTCTAAGACCAGAACTGTAATTTTCTAAGAAGCCTAAGGAGTCAAGTTCCCAAGGACTCCTTTAACTCCCTTAGGCCCTATTCCAGAAGGGAGCCACAATGTTCACTGTTGGACAATATACACACCACCAGTGCCTCTGGGGCAGAATGCAGGAGATCCAGTGTGTTAGAATTTATTCCTGGTAGAGGAGGTTTCTAGGAAGCTGCGCAGAAGCTGTTTGGGAGTGGTGGGCATGGCGTGTAGCTGGCTATTCATTTGGTTTTAAGCTGGATAAAACTCTTTTTGTGTGGTTTGTCCCATGTCTGGTACTGAGAGAAAACCAGACGTGGTTTTGTCCAGTATCACGGATGAGGGACACATGCAAGGTCATACTGGCAGGAAGGGCCATGaggtaggggcagggccacagtttTCCCAGAAGTACCAGAATATCAGGCGTGATGTTGCTTTCTAGAAATAATAAACCCCATAATGTTTTATAGAAATGTGCTTATAAGTTTAAATATGACAggactggaatatgttttatgttaaatgtgccatgtaacatctctgcaaaggttattaTCTGCTGGATATATTCATCTTATTTACATGCTTGTATCATTTTGTATTTgaatttatgaatattggctatgtacttgtttgattttaagaagCTTCAGTGAAGCAGTtcgtcagcttcttgagaaaagactattctcagtaagtgcccagtcaagaaacacttaagctaaCAATGAACTCtgagagatgccaatccacatctgagctttcctgggaatatGGCATCGTCTGGTAAAGTTCTGAGtcattcatagacatgtgacttgcccatgtgaatCCAAAACTTCATCTTGCTGCTGGACCCTGcacaggagaggagaaggggtttCCACCCATAAGAGAGATTCCATTTAAGCCCCTGGAAACCCTCCgttctgtcttcagctggctgaAGAGATATCCTCTTCACCCCCataggatacctgaaagaaactcgAACAATGGATAGTAACCACAGGGATGTGAGTAATTGATGGATCCAGACTAGAAGGAGTCtaatctgtaaaagaagcttactggaacatctctgagagtgagatttcatctggaatcactttctttttgtattagacttagacttgcgtgttttctttattttgcttggtaattcactttgttctgtttgttattatttggaaccacttaaatcctacttttgtttttaattaaatcacttttgacTTATTAATTAAtgcagagtatgtattaatacctgagggaaggggcaaacagctgtgcatatctctctatcagtgttaaaaagggtgaacaatttatgaatttatcctctataaactttatacagggtaaaatggatttatttggggtttggaccccattcaGAGTTGAggatctgagtgctggagacaggagcacttcttaggctgttttcaattaagcctgcagctttcagtggatgtggttcagacctgggtctgttttTGTAGCAGTCAAGTGTGTCTGGTTCAAACCAGGCAAGGcattgaagtcccaagctggcagggaagacaGGGTCATGTGTAGTCCAGTAGGTGGCAGTTCcaaaaggggtttctgtgatccaacccatcagttCTGGTATTCTGGGAATGCTTCAGTGGCCAATCTAATTGAGGGATGAGCTGGGAAACATTTTTCTAAGCCTTTGGCAGATTGTTTAACTCAGCAAAAGACATAGCAGCATCTGCCATGAAAAGGCTGAGGAAACCATTTCCCATTGACAAGATACTTTGTCCATCTCTACCAACCTGAGCTGAgagcaacacacacacccctgcccaagcCATGCATCTTTGGTCTCCAGGGTGCAGAGGGACTAGGAATGGGCATGTCTGAGATGATCCATGAATAAAACTCCCTCTCCTCTCACTAAGGAGACCCTCCTCTTTTAGGTCTTACTTCCTCTGCTGTAGCTTGGTAGGCAACATCAGCCTCTGATTAGTGCAGGAATAAGTTTCCCTGAAGTTCTCAGGCAATTTGCCTGTCTGTGAGTCACCATCTAATCTAGGCTGGCACCTGGGGGACTCAACCAGAGACATCTAGGGTCCAAAGTACGAGCTTCTATAGCTTGAGCTGAACAGCCAGGCTGCCTGACAGCCACTGGAACAGCCTCCTAACCCCTAGGTGTGGCACAGAGGGGCCTCATAACACACACTCCCCATGGGTGCAGTTTATACAATGACACTGCACGGCTGCAGAGGTCAAGGGCTTCATCTGAGCAGGAGTCACCTCCCTCAGCCAGCAGGACAGGGCACCACAGACAGTTGCACTAATACAGCTCCATGGGCTCTACTGGAGATTAGATGGTTCTGTGCCCGAGGCCCCCTTAACGGCAGGGAAATGATTTAAATACACCCAGAAAATCCTGGCAAATAACCAGAACCACATGTTGCCGAGGAAAGTGAACACTTTACACCACCACCCCTATCATCCCTGCCAATTTGACCAgggaggaaattccttcctgatgtccacatggtgatcagttagaccctgagcatgtgggcaagaaccagccagccaagaacCCTAGAAAGAGAGAATGGCTCGGTGTCAGGTCAGAGCCCTGGCACGTCCCACCCAATGTCCCATTTCCAATCAGGGCTTCCCAATGCTTCacggatttaaaaaaaaaacctctcagaATACACTGGGTCAGGGGCAGGAATCCCTTCATGACCCCTGAGAGTGGCCAGATGaatccctgaagcatgagcttttaggaacataagacatgcCCTTCAAGTAATCCCCAATGTTGCtgaactctgccccccaccatcaCAAGCAGCCCCATTATACAATCCCACTCAGATATCTGTTCAGTTTCTCTTAAAAGAAATTTTGTGATTTACCCCTCACAACTCCCattgggaggctgctccagaacctcaCCACACTGGTGGTTAGAAACTTTCCTGTAATTTCTAGCCAGTCTCTCCATCTCTCACATGCCTGAATGTACACATGACCCAGACTGACATAGGCTGGCTCCTTGTCCGCCTCACGTGCTTCGGCCATGAATGATGGTTTATAAGACAATGGGCGCACTCCCCAGATAGTGGCAATGGATATACAGCTCCTTTGGAGGCCGTAGATCAGATGCCGCAAATTGTTTTAGCGCCCTCAGAGTCCATGGAACTACACTGATATGTTGAAGATCTACTCGAAATATCTTCTCTCATCTACCCCAGTCTTACATCAGTCTGACTCCTTTGGTTCTAACGAAGCCACTCCTGATTTATATACACAAGCAAGACAACTCCCATCATTGTTTTCACTGGCCATGGAATGGGTGCAAGTGACCAAGCAGTGTAACAGGCATTGTTTTGGCACAGAATGAAAGTCTGATTCCTCTCTCACATACAATTTACACCCATTTACTCCACAACTGGCCCAGATTTtctactggtgtaaatcactCCAGTGGCAGTGACATCAGCGGAGTAAATCTGGatttgcattggtgcaactgAGGTCAAAATCAGACGTGGTTGTGTGCAAGCTGTGTGGTCACGGAAATAACTGACATTAGTGAACAGATACTACGTAAGCAAACTTTAGTTAGAGAAAGACAGAATATTAATTCTTAGTGAATTACCTACACCCAGTCAGTCTCCTCAAGGCAGCTTTGATCtctttgttcctcatgctgtagataacTGGATTCATGACTGGTGGCAATACAGAATAGAGAATTCCCACCACAAGATCCAGGGCAGatggggagctggaggtgggtttcaggtagGAAAAGGCCCCAGTGGAAACAAAcaaggagaccacagtgaggtgaggaaggcaggtAGAGAGGGCTTTATGTCGTCCCTGCTCAGAGGGGATCCTGAGCACtgatttgaagatctgaacatatgacaaaatgataaaaacaaaacagcctaAGACTAAACACACACTAAAGACAAGAACCCCAACTTCACTCAGATATGAGTCAGAACAGGTGAGCTTCAGcagctgggggatttcacagaagaactgatccaccatgttgcctccacagaaggTCAATGCAAATGTGTTCCCGATGTGTAGTACAGAGTAGAGAATTCCActgatccaggcaccagctgctAGTAAGACACAAGCTCTGCTGTTCATTATTGTCTCATAgcgcagtggttggcagatggcgacaTATCGGTCATACGCCATGACGGTGAGAAGGGAAAAATCCGCTCCCACCAAGAAGAGTAGGAAAAAGACTTGGGCAACACATCCAGCATAGGAAATGGACATGATGTTCATGAGGGAGTTGGCCATAGATTTGGGAACAATGACAGAGATGGAGCCAAAGTCTACgatggacagattcatcaggaagaagtacatggggatgTGAAGGTGGTGGTTGAAGGCTATGGCCATGAAGATAAGAAGGTTCCCCATCAGGGCTGCAAGGTAAATCACTAGAAATaccacaaagtgcaaaatctgcagctcctgaAAATCAGAGAATCCTAGGAGAAGGAACTTGGTCGCGATGGTTTGATTGGACATTTTCTTTCCAAGGACATTGTGTGATGTCTGCAGAGGGAAAGAAAAGAGCAAGGGCCAGCATTAGATCAGTAAAATAACTCTCCTTTATAAAAAACACCTTAATTTCCTTGAGTTAGACCTTTAGCTTGTGAAGATTAGTGTAATATGGGAATGAGGATGGGGAAAACAgcctcactgactttaatggagtttctcctgatttacactggggtaagAAAAAGTAGAATCAGCTCAATGGATtctagtggagttactccagatttacaccacagTTATGGAGAGGAGAAATAGGATCAACTGCTTTTGAGGTATTTGTATTCCTCTGTCAGCCAGATGTGCACGATCTCTGGGTAACAGAGTATAAATGTTACTATCCTCAGTTTACCGAGGGGAACTGGGGGTCTCGCTGGCCCAATTCTGTTGTCATGGCACTGCTGCAAATGTGGGGTAATTTCACTGCATACCATGGAATTACCCCCCATTTAAACTGCTCTAATGGGAGCACTATCTCACATGGAGGAGACCAAACCCAGCCAGAATTATGCAGTAAACTCGAGTCAGGAATACAGCTCAGGAGTTCCAATGCTTTCCTCCATTTTAGCCTGatttccatgcttgctgtgggaGACAGACCCTCCGGTTCCCCTCCTTATACTCTTACCATTCAACTCAATACCCTTCCAGAGCTTGGAAGAGAATCCAGGAGCCTGACTTCCAGTTTGCCCCCTGGTGTAATCCACTAAATGCAACAAGCCTCCTGGAGATGGAAATACAGACCAGGTGTTCTCACTCTTCCCACTGGTaggaccggctctacagttttcgccaccccaagagCGTGCCATATTGCCGCCGCGGGTGGCGGGatcagtccatgtgcccttagggctgCACATGCATTTCCacggcggcagcaattcggcagcagcttctatgtttagctgaagccgcctcGGACAGCTAAACATTGAAGCAGCTGCTGAATTGCCCTCACTGTGGAAAAGCatctgctgccctaagggcacacggactgacCCCGCCGTccgtggtggcaattcagcgcgctgcttggggcaatacaacagggactgccgcctcttggaatgctgatgcctggagccagccctgcccactgtACTCAACTCCCTTCCAGAACTGGGAACATAAGTGAGGTATCATGATTCCCAGTCCCCACCACAAACCACTACATCAGACTGCATCTCAGTCTCTTTCCCAGTGACTTTCTACTGACATCAGGAATGACTGCTGCGATTAACAATGGCGAGTCATTGGGCTACCAAATGTGTATGAGCGTGATTCTCCAGCGTGGTACTTAGGGCACTCACCTTGGGCCTGGAAGAGCCAAATTCAAGACCCTGCTccaacaaatatttaattattgatAGAAAATGGAGCAATTACAACAggagtagggtgatcagatgttccaattttataggaatAGTCCCAATTGTT from Gopherus flavomarginatus isolate rGopFla2 chromosome 12, rGopFla2.mat.asm, whole genome shotgun sequence includes the following:
- the LOC127032568 gene encoding olfactory receptor 14A16-like, which produces MSNQTIATKFLLLGFSDFQELQILHFVVFLVIYLAALMGNLLIFMAIAFNHHLHIPMYFFLMNLSIVDFGSISVIVPKSMANSLMNIMSISYAGCVAQVFFLLFLVGADFSLLTVMAYDRYVAICQPLRYETIMNSRACVLLAAGAWISGILYSVLHIGNTFALTFCGGNMVDQFFCEIPQLLKLTCSDSYLSEVGVLVFSVCLVLGCFVFIILSYVQIFKSVLRIPSEQGRHKALSTCLPHLTVVSLFVSTGAFSYLKPTSSSPSALDLVVGILYSVLPPVMNPVIYSMRNKEIKAALRRLTGCR